One part of the Stigmatopora argus isolate UIUO_Sarg chromosome 8, RoL_Sarg_1.0, whole genome shotgun sequence genome encodes these proteins:
- the firrm gene encoding FIGNL1-interacting regulator of recombination and mitosis isoform X2, whose protein sequence is MIFSRYVISTASSSCCLMRAGVKMSQTNTSLLDQVVQWSQETCRQELKAVLPKLTSLHHQAEDWDEHIRVLKIITEMFLPHIALSDLENECFSKILPKAVTMYDRMMKELATQVGDLSSQNTELCSLLRNNLKSLMQIIDTMSTCVRHVSTYDDVPDLMMIRTLPKSILKILRDTFLHCKESEVVYCGRFSLVADLLQSLFKEAYTLQKALLELLDRLSLDSSASEEEVTDIVSVIHSLLDIGSIISNLDMALHANTWKFLVKQSLKYQSLVEEHLHHGDITSSLCDNLLASFHNAVDLAEQIKQSALQEATHSTEHKLFQKTAKACRFFANTLVHYVKEFKAFLAKSCSLFHQLYLQIMSKFPPNVRAPALPPSLSEELNAAAVVPLDALLFQLIPLRPFAEIVLAEELHISPQHELPQCLLLTHVLDQLASQSEEVLSLWHSGSQFSEETPRLPLYQALFRSFRSCYVERKLPVLLPGVMTRGQAQSQVSLHHHVCVHLCASVAVLPPQYFPVLERCLVTAAVQVDTHTALLATDVWCFTARYGSAELCLHHVLLIAHLMKTCLAECPQKWHLGLLLRRMLFLMTPSHQMELLARFPPSEDANLPIWSQVLLRSLCDEARQLVEADVIALAQKALADWQTGGYKLGQVDKVNAVLQCLLVVVQERSHEGDEHSFSSTIVKQLWQRMTPHQVQSHQVLRSTLQLLFSITAGLIKNMEPQIIIQALVCVDAVVSQECPDELLLAVLEFLSSMGKSEILSRLSNLFGSLLAQSSSWLVEQHALEAFARFVEITQHEEVISYSLCLEETKSKVVTFLSKTVSTPEEVKEARVERIEAEKTVLQQHNCELESPKQVSMEISAQSATHTEPQAKRARQESDEDYNRCTQMAESALRDLQALVAGKTEAQMTSPPLWLVGRLQELQVKKCRSIRKKSVRVMLGLSHRRQYTVASLQIMQRRRQPQNKLGLGTKDYKKRAAM, encoded by the exons GCTGGCGTCAAAATGTCCCAGACCAACACGTCTCTCCTGGATCAGGTTGTGCAATGGAGTCAGGAAACCTGCCGCCAGGAGCTCAAGGCTGTCCTGCCCAAACTTACC TCGTTACATCACCAGGCCGAAGACTGGGATGAGCACATAC GCGTACTGAAGATAATAACAGAGATGTTCCTCCCCCACATTGCTCTGTCAGATCTAGAAAATGAATGCTTCTCCAAAATTTTACCAAAA GCTGTGACTATGTATGACAGGATGATGAAAGAACTGGCAACCCAAGTTGGAGACTTATCCAGCCAAAACACCGAACTTTGTTCTTTACTGAGGAACAATCTGAAG TCACTGATGCAGATAATTGACACAATGTCCACGTGTGTACGTCACGTCAGCACCTATGATGACGTCCCGGATCTGATGATGATCCGCACCTTACCAAAATCCATCCTGAAGATTCTTCGAGACACTTTTCTGCACTGTAAG GAGAGCGAAGTGGTCTACTGTGGCCGTTTTTCTTTGGTGGCTGACCTGCTGCAGAGTCTCTTCAAGGAGGCTTACACCCTCCAAAAGGCCCTGTTGGAGCTGCTGGACAGGCTTTCTCTCGATAGCAGTGCCTCTGAAGAAGAGGTTACCGATATTGTCTCCG TAATTCACAGCCTTCTCGACATTGGCTCCATAATCTCCAACCTGGACATGGCTCTACACGCCAACACGTGGAAGTTCCTTGTCAA GCAGAGTCTGAAGTACCAGTCGCTGGTGGAGGAACATCTCCATCATGGTGACATCACCTCGAGCCTGTGTGACAACCTGCTGGCTTCCTTTCACAATGCCGTGGATCTGGCAGAGCAGATAAAGCAAAGTGCCCTGCAG GAGGCCACCCACAGCACAGAACACAAGCTCTTCCAGAAAACTGCAAAGGCGTGCAGGTTTTTTGCCAACACGCTCGTTCATTACGTTAAG GAATTCAAGGCTTTCTTAGCAAAATCCTGCTCGCTCTTTCATCAACTCTACCTCCAGATTATGAG TAAATTCCCTCCAAACGTGCGCGCGCCGGCGTTGCCGCCGTCGCTTTCCGAGGAGCTGAACGCGGCGGCCGTCGTTCCGCTGGATGCGCTTCTTTTTCAGCTGATACCTCTGAGGCCTTTTGCTGAAATCGTCCTGGCGGAAGAACTGC ATATCAGTCCACAGCACGAGCTTCCTCAGTGTCTTTTGCTGACTcatgtgctggatcagttggccTCGCAGTCTGAGGAGGTGCTGTCACTTTGGCACTCTGGCAGTCAGTTTTCGGAGGAAACACCCAG GCTTCCTCTCTACCAGGCGCTTTTCCGTAGTTTCCGGAGTTGCTATGTGGAGCGCAAGCTGCCGGTGTTGTTGCCGGGGGTGATGACCAGAGGTCAGGCCCAAAGTCAAGTGTCCCTTCACCATCACGTGTGTGTTCATCTCTGCGCTAGTGTCGCTGTGCTTCCTCCACAGTACTTTCCTGTTTTG gAGCGGTGCTTAGTGACCGCTGCAGTCCAGGTCGACACCCACACTGCTCTGTTGGCCACAGACGTGTGGTGCTTCACTGCTCG gtacggATCAGCAGAACTTTGTCTCCATCATGTCCTTCTCATCGCTCACTTG ATGAAAACCTGTTTGGCCGAATGCCCCCAGAAGTGGCATCTGGGTCTGCTGCTCCGACGAATGCTTTTCCTCATGACGCCCAGCCATCAG ATGGAATTACTCGCACGGTTCCCTCCATCCGAGGATGCCAACCTCCCAATATGGAGTCAGGTCCTGCTCCGCTCTCTTTGCGATGAGGCCCGTCAACTTGTGGAGGCGGACGTCATTGCGTTAGCTCAAAAAGCTTTGGCCGACTGGCAGACCGGTGGCTACAAACTGGGCCAAGTGGACAAAGTG AATGCGGTACTGCAATGTCTCCTAGTGGTGGTTCAAGAAAGGTCACATGAAGGGGATGAGCACTCTTTTTCGTCCACTATAGTCAAACAGTTGTGGCAGAGAATGACGCCACATCAG GTGCAGAGCCATCAAGTGCTCCGCTCCACTCTGCAGCTTCTTTTTTCAATAACAGCAGGTTTGATCAAAAACATGGAGCCTCAAATCATCATCCAG gCGTTGGTCTGTGTGGATGCTGTTGTGTCTCAGGAATGTCCAGATGAGCTGCTCCTTGCTGTCCTGGAGTTCCTTTCGTCAATGGGGAAG AGTGAAATTTTGTCCAGGTTGAGCAACCTGTTTGGATCGCTCTTAGCGCAAAGTTCCTCCTGGTTGGTCGAGCAACACGCTTTGGAGGCTTTCGCTCGTTTTGTGGAG ATAACACAGCACGAGGAGGTCATTTCGTACAGTTTGTGCTTGGAAGAAACTAAAAGCAAGGTGGTGACTTTCCTCAGCAAG ACTGTAAGTACACCGGAAGAAGTCAAAGAGGCACGGGTAGAAAGAATCGAGGCGGAGAAGACTGTCTTACAGCAACACAATTGTGAGCTCGAGTCCCCGAAGCAGGTTTCCATGGAAATTTCTGCTCAATCTGCGACTCACACAGAG CCACAGGCCAAACGAGCTCGGCAGGAGAGTGACGAGGATTACAACCGCTGCACGCAGATGGCCGAAAGTGCGCTGAGGGACCTCCAGGCACTCGTCGCAGGCAAAACAGAAGCACAGATGACGTCTCCTCCTTTGTGGCTGGTGGGCAGACTACAGGAGCTACAG gttaagaaatgccgttcAATTCGAAAGAAAAGTGTTAGAGTCATGCTCGGACTCAGTCACCGAAGACAGTACACCGTGGCTTCTTTACAAATTATGCAAAGAAGGCGCCAAccacaaaacaaattaggacttggcaccaaaGATTACAAGAAAAGGGCTGCAATGTAG
- the firrm gene encoding FIGNL1-interacting regulator of recombination and mitosis isoform X4 codes for MIFSRYVISTASSSCCLMRAGVKMSQTNTSLLDQVVQWSQETCRQELKAVLPKLTSLHHQAEDWDEHIRVLKIITEMFLPHIALSDLENECFSKILPKAVTMYDRMMKELATQVGDLSSQNTELCSLLRNNLKSLMQIIDTMSTCVRHVSTYDDVPDLMMIRTLPKSILKILRDTFLHCKESEVVYCGRFSLVADLLQSLFKEAYTLQKALLELLDRLSLDSSASEEEVTDIVSVIHSLLDIGSIISNLDMALHANTWKFLVKQSLKYQSLVEEHLHHGDITSSLCDNLLASFHNAVDLAEQIKQSALQEATHSTEHKLFQKTAKACRFFANTLVHYVKEFKAFLAKSCSLFHQLYLQIMSKFPPNVRAPALPPSLSEELNAAAVVPLDALLFQLIPLRPFAEIVLAEELHISPQHELPQCLLLTHVLDQLASQSEEVLSLWHSGSQFSEETPRLPLYQALFRSFRSCYVERKLPVLLPGVMTRGQAQSQVSLHHHVCVHLCASVAVLPPQYFPVLERCLVTAAVQVDTHTALLATDVWCFTARYGSAELCLHHVLLIAHLMKTCLAECPQKWHLGLLLRRMLFLMTPSHQMELLARFPPSEDANLPIWSQVLLRSLCDEARQLVEADVIALAQKALADWQTGGYKLGQVDKVNAVLQCLLVVVQERSHEGDEHSFSSTIVKQLWQRMTPHQVQSHQVLRSTLQLLFSITAGLIKNMEPQIIIQALVCVDAVVSQECPDELLLAVLEFLSSMGKVFIPPESQSEILSRLSNLFGSLLAQSSSWLVEQHALEAFARFVEITQHEEVISYSLCLEETKSKVVTFLSKTVSTPEEVKEARVERIEAEKTVLQQHNCELESPKQVSMEISAQSATHTEPQAKRARQESDEDYNRCTQMAESALRDLQALVAGKTEAQMTSPPLWLVGRLQELQQTWKTAPLLLCPWPRWAKSSRRHRSRAT; via the exons GCTGGCGTCAAAATGTCCCAGACCAACACGTCTCTCCTGGATCAGGTTGTGCAATGGAGTCAGGAAACCTGCCGCCAGGAGCTCAAGGCTGTCCTGCCCAAACTTACC TCGTTACATCACCAGGCCGAAGACTGGGATGAGCACATAC GCGTACTGAAGATAATAACAGAGATGTTCCTCCCCCACATTGCTCTGTCAGATCTAGAAAATGAATGCTTCTCCAAAATTTTACCAAAA GCTGTGACTATGTATGACAGGATGATGAAAGAACTGGCAACCCAAGTTGGAGACTTATCCAGCCAAAACACCGAACTTTGTTCTTTACTGAGGAACAATCTGAAG TCACTGATGCAGATAATTGACACAATGTCCACGTGTGTACGTCACGTCAGCACCTATGATGACGTCCCGGATCTGATGATGATCCGCACCTTACCAAAATCCATCCTGAAGATTCTTCGAGACACTTTTCTGCACTGTAAG GAGAGCGAAGTGGTCTACTGTGGCCGTTTTTCTTTGGTGGCTGACCTGCTGCAGAGTCTCTTCAAGGAGGCTTACACCCTCCAAAAGGCCCTGTTGGAGCTGCTGGACAGGCTTTCTCTCGATAGCAGTGCCTCTGAAGAAGAGGTTACCGATATTGTCTCCG TAATTCACAGCCTTCTCGACATTGGCTCCATAATCTCCAACCTGGACATGGCTCTACACGCCAACACGTGGAAGTTCCTTGTCAA GCAGAGTCTGAAGTACCAGTCGCTGGTGGAGGAACATCTCCATCATGGTGACATCACCTCGAGCCTGTGTGACAACCTGCTGGCTTCCTTTCACAATGCCGTGGATCTGGCAGAGCAGATAAAGCAAAGTGCCCTGCAG GAGGCCACCCACAGCACAGAACACAAGCTCTTCCAGAAAACTGCAAAGGCGTGCAGGTTTTTTGCCAACACGCTCGTTCATTACGTTAAG GAATTCAAGGCTTTCTTAGCAAAATCCTGCTCGCTCTTTCATCAACTCTACCTCCAGATTATGAG TAAATTCCCTCCAAACGTGCGCGCGCCGGCGTTGCCGCCGTCGCTTTCCGAGGAGCTGAACGCGGCGGCCGTCGTTCCGCTGGATGCGCTTCTTTTTCAGCTGATACCTCTGAGGCCTTTTGCTGAAATCGTCCTGGCGGAAGAACTGC ATATCAGTCCACAGCACGAGCTTCCTCAGTGTCTTTTGCTGACTcatgtgctggatcagttggccTCGCAGTCTGAGGAGGTGCTGTCACTTTGGCACTCTGGCAGTCAGTTTTCGGAGGAAACACCCAG GCTTCCTCTCTACCAGGCGCTTTTCCGTAGTTTCCGGAGTTGCTATGTGGAGCGCAAGCTGCCGGTGTTGTTGCCGGGGGTGATGACCAGAGGTCAGGCCCAAAGTCAAGTGTCCCTTCACCATCACGTGTGTGTTCATCTCTGCGCTAGTGTCGCTGTGCTTCCTCCACAGTACTTTCCTGTTTTG gAGCGGTGCTTAGTGACCGCTGCAGTCCAGGTCGACACCCACACTGCTCTGTTGGCCACAGACGTGTGGTGCTTCACTGCTCG gtacggATCAGCAGAACTTTGTCTCCATCATGTCCTTCTCATCGCTCACTTG ATGAAAACCTGTTTGGCCGAATGCCCCCAGAAGTGGCATCTGGGTCTGCTGCTCCGACGAATGCTTTTCCTCATGACGCCCAGCCATCAG ATGGAATTACTCGCACGGTTCCCTCCATCCGAGGATGCCAACCTCCCAATATGGAGTCAGGTCCTGCTCCGCTCTCTTTGCGATGAGGCCCGTCAACTTGTGGAGGCGGACGTCATTGCGTTAGCTCAAAAAGCTTTGGCCGACTGGCAGACCGGTGGCTACAAACTGGGCCAAGTGGACAAAGTG AATGCGGTACTGCAATGTCTCCTAGTGGTGGTTCAAGAAAGGTCACATGAAGGGGATGAGCACTCTTTTTCGTCCACTATAGTCAAACAGTTGTGGCAGAGAATGACGCCACATCAG GTGCAGAGCCATCAAGTGCTCCGCTCCACTCTGCAGCTTCTTTTTTCAATAACAGCAGGTTTGATCAAAAACATGGAGCCTCAAATCATCATCCAG gCGTTGGTCTGTGTGGATGCTGTTGTGTCTCAGGAATGTCCAGATGAGCTGCTCCTTGCTGTCCTGGAGTTCCTTTCGTCAATGGGGAAGGTTTTTATCCCTCCTGAAAGCCAG AGTGAAATTTTGTCCAGGTTGAGCAACCTGTTTGGATCGCTCTTAGCGCAAAGTTCCTCCTGGTTGGTCGAGCAACACGCTTTGGAGGCTTTCGCTCGTTTTGTGGAG ATAACACAGCACGAGGAGGTCATTTCGTACAGTTTGTGCTTGGAAGAAACTAAAAGCAAGGTGGTGACTTTCCTCAGCAAG ACTGTAAGTACACCGGAAGAAGTCAAAGAGGCACGGGTAGAAAGAATCGAGGCGGAGAAGACTGTCTTACAGCAACACAATTGTGAGCTCGAGTCCCCGAAGCAGGTTTCCATGGAAATTTCTGCTCAATCTGCGACTCACACAGAG CCACAGGCCAAACGAGCTCGGCAGGAGAGTGACGAGGATTACAACCGCTGCACGCAGATGGCCGAAAGTGCGCTGAGGGACCTCCAGGCACTCGTCGCAGGCAAAACAGAAGCACAGATGACGTCTCCTCCTTTGTGGCTGGTGGGCAGACTACAGGAGCTACAG CAAACTTGGAAGACAGCACCATTGTTGTTGTGTCCGTGGCCAAGATGGGCAAAGTCATCCCGGCGTCACCGCTCGCGCGCAACGTGA
- the firrm gene encoding FIGNL1-interacting regulator of recombination and mitosis isoform X1, translating to MIFSRYVISTASSSCCLMRAGVKMSQTNTSLLDQVVQWSQETCRQELKAVLPKLTSLHHQAEDWDEHIRVLKIITEMFLPHIALSDLENECFSKILPKAVTMYDRMMKELATQVGDLSSQNTELCSLLRNNLKSLMQIIDTMSTCVRHVSTYDDVPDLMMIRTLPKSILKILRDTFLHCKESEVVYCGRFSLVADLLQSLFKEAYTLQKALLELLDRLSLDSSASEEEVTDIVSVIHSLLDIGSIISNLDMALHANTWKFLVKQSLKYQSLVEEHLHHGDITSSLCDNLLASFHNAVDLAEQIKQSALQEATHSTEHKLFQKTAKACRFFANTLVHYVKEFKAFLAKSCSLFHQLYLQIMSKFPPNVRAPALPPSLSEELNAAAVVPLDALLFQLIPLRPFAEIVLAEELHISPQHELPQCLLLTHVLDQLASQSEEVLSLWHSGSQFSEETPRLPLYQALFRSFRSCYVERKLPVLLPGVMTRGQAQSQVSLHHHVCVHLCASVAVLPPQYFPVLERCLVTAAVQVDTHTALLATDVWCFTARYGSAELCLHHVLLIAHLMKTCLAECPQKWHLGLLLRRMLFLMTPSHQMELLARFPPSEDANLPIWSQVLLRSLCDEARQLVEADVIALAQKALADWQTGGYKLGQVDKVNAVLQCLLVVVQERSHEGDEHSFSSTIVKQLWQRMTPHQVQSHQVLRSTLQLLFSITAGLIKNMEPQIIIQALVCVDAVVSQECPDELLLAVLEFLSSMGKVFIPPESQSEILSRLSNLFGSLLAQSSSWLVEQHALEAFARFVEITQHEEVISYSLCLEETKSKVVTFLSKTVSTPEEVKEARVERIEAEKTVLQQHNCELESPKQVSMEISAQSATHTEPQAKRARQESDEDYNRCTQMAESALRDLQALVAGKTEAQMTSPPLWLVGRLQELQVKKCRSIRKKSVRVMLGLSHRRQYTVASLQIMQRRRQPQNKLGLGTKDYKKRAAM from the exons GCTGGCGTCAAAATGTCCCAGACCAACACGTCTCTCCTGGATCAGGTTGTGCAATGGAGTCAGGAAACCTGCCGCCAGGAGCTCAAGGCTGTCCTGCCCAAACTTACC TCGTTACATCACCAGGCCGAAGACTGGGATGAGCACATAC GCGTACTGAAGATAATAACAGAGATGTTCCTCCCCCACATTGCTCTGTCAGATCTAGAAAATGAATGCTTCTCCAAAATTTTACCAAAA GCTGTGACTATGTATGACAGGATGATGAAAGAACTGGCAACCCAAGTTGGAGACTTATCCAGCCAAAACACCGAACTTTGTTCTTTACTGAGGAACAATCTGAAG TCACTGATGCAGATAATTGACACAATGTCCACGTGTGTACGTCACGTCAGCACCTATGATGACGTCCCGGATCTGATGATGATCCGCACCTTACCAAAATCCATCCTGAAGATTCTTCGAGACACTTTTCTGCACTGTAAG GAGAGCGAAGTGGTCTACTGTGGCCGTTTTTCTTTGGTGGCTGACCTGCTGCAGAGTCTCTTCAAGGAGGCTTACACCCTCCAAAAGGCCCTGTTGGAGCTGCTGGACAGGCTTTCTCTCGATAGCAGTGCCTCTGAAGAAGAGGTTACCGATATTGTCTCCG TAATTCACAGCCTTCTCGACATTGGCTCCATAATCTCCAACCTGGACATGGCTCTACACGCCAACACGTGGAAGTTCCTTGTCAA GCAGAGTCTGAAGTACCAGTCGCTGGTGGAGGAACATCTCCATCATGGTGACATCACCTCGAGCCTGTGTGACAACCTGCTGGCTTCCTTTCACAATGCCGTGGATCTGGCAGAGCAGATAAAGCAAAGTGCCCTGCAG GAGGCCACCCACAGCACAGAACACAAGCTCTTCCAGAAAACTGCAAAGGCGTGCAGGTTTTTTGCCAACACGCTCGTTCATTACGTTAAG GAATTCAAGGCTTTCTTAGCAAAATCCTGCTCGCTCTTTCATCAACTCTACCTCCAGATTATGAG TAAATTCCCTCCAAACGTGCGCGCGCCGGCGTTGCCGCCGTCGCTTTCCGAGGAGCTGAACGCGGCGGCCGTCGTTCCGCTGGATGCGCTTCTTTTTCAGCTGATACCTCTGAGGCCTTTTGCTGAAATCGTCCTGGCGGAAGAACTGC ATATCAGTCCACAGCACGAGCTTCCTCAGTGTCTTTTGCTGACTcatgtgctggatcagttggccTCGCAGTCTGAGGAGGTGCTGTCACTTTGGCACTCTGGCAGTCAGTTTTCGGAGGAAACACCCAG GCTTCCTCTCTACCAGGCGCTTTTCCGTAGTTTCCGGAGTTGCTATGTGGAGCGCAAGCTGCCGGTGTTGTTGCCGGGGGTGATGACCAGAGGTCAGGCCCAAAGTCAAGTGTCCCTTCACCATCACGTGTGTGTTCATCTCTGCGCTAGTGTCGCTGTGCTTCCTCCACAGTACTTTCCTGTTTTG gAGCGGTGCTTAGTGACCGCTGCAGTCCAGGTCGACACCCACACTGCTCTGTTGGCCACAGACGTGTGGTGCTTCACTGCTCG gtacggATCAGCAGAACTTTGTCTCCATCATGTCCTTCTCATCGCTCACTTG ATGAAAACCTGTTTGGCCGAATGCCCCCAGAAGTGGCATCTGGGTCTGCTGCTCCGACGAATGCTTTTCCTCATGACGCCCAGCCATCAG ATGGAATTACTCGCACGGTTCCCTCCATCCGAGGATGCCAACCTCCCAATATGGAGTCAGGTCCTGCTCCGCTCTCTTTGCGATGAGGCCCGTCAACTTGTGGAGGCGGACGTCATTGCGTTAGCTCAAAAAGCTTTGGCCGACTGGCAGACCGGTGGCTACAAACTGGGCCAAGTGGACAAAGTG AATGCGGTACTGCAATGTCTCCTAGTGGTGGTTCAAGAAAGGTCACATGAAGGGGATGAGCACTCTTTTTCGTCCACTATAGTCAAACAGTTGTGGCAGAGAATGACGCCACATCAG GTGCAGAGCCATCAAGTGCTCCGCTCCACTCTGCAGCTTCTTTTTTCAATAACAGCAGGTTTGATCAAAAACATGGAGCCTCAAATCATCATCCAG gCGTTGGTCTGTGTGGATGCTGTTGTGTCTCAGGAATGTCCAGATGAGCTGCTCCTTGCTGTCCTGGAGTTCCTTTCGTCAATGGGGAAGGTTTTTATCCCTCCTGAAAGCCAG AGTGAAATTTTGTCCAGGTTGAGCAACCTGTTTGGATCGCTCTTAGCGCAAAGTTCCTCCTGGTTGGTCGAGCAACACGCTTTGGAGGCTTTCGCTCGTTTTGTGGAG ATAACACAGCACGAGGAGGTCATTTCGTACAGTTTGTGCTTGGAAGAAACTAAAAGCAAGGTGGTGACTTTCCTCAGCAAG ACTGTAAGTACACCGGAAGAAGTCAAAGAGGCACGGGTAGAAAGAATCGAGGCGGAGAAGACTGTCTTACAGCAACACAATTGTGAGCTCGAGTCCCCGAAGCAGGTTTCCATGGAAATTTCTGCTCAATCTGCGACTCACACAGAG CCACAGGCCAAACGAGCTCGGCAGGAGAGTGACGAGGATTACAACCGCTGCACGCAGATGGCCGAAAGTGCGCTGAGGGACCTCCAGGCACTCGTCGCAGGCAAAACAGAAGCACAGATGACGTCTCCTCCTTTGTGGCTGGTGGGCAGACTACAGGAGCTACAG gttaagaaatgccgttcAATTCGAAAGAAAAGTGTTAGAGTCATGCTCGGACTCAGTCACCGAAGACAGTACACCGTGGCTTCTTTACAAATTATGCAAAGAAGGCGCCAAccacaaaacaaattaggacttggcaccaaaGATTACAAGAAAAGGGCTGCAATGTAG